The DNA segment CCAACGTGCTGTTCTTCGAGAAGGGCGGGCCGACCCGTGACATCTGGTTCTTCGAGCACCCCTACCCGGCGGGCTACAAGTCCTATTCCAAGTCCAAGCCCCTCACCATCGGCGAGTTTGACCTGGAAAAAGAGTGGTGGGGCAGCCTGAAGGGGCGCGAGAACCGCCAGGAAACCCGCCACGCCTGGAAGGTCAGCGCCGAAGACGTGAAGGCCAGAAACTACAACCTGGACTTCAAAAACCCCCACCAGGACGAAGTGATTCACGCTGACCCGATGGAGCTGTTGGCCGAGTACCGCGACCTGACCGCGCAGGTACGCGAAGCCCAAGACGCCCTCAAAGCCGAGTTGCTGGCCGCGCTGGAGCGCCGCGCATGACCGTGCTCGAAGTCACGCCCGAATTACCCGCCGCCGAGCTGTTGCGCCAGCATTTTGACGAAGCCTTCAGCGCCCCGGACGGCATCAAGCGCTTACGCGAGCTGATTCTGACCCTCGCCATGCAGGGCAAGCTGGTCGAACAAGACCTGAGCGAGGGCGAAAGCATTGGGGGAGATTCTGAAGGGTTGCCGTCTTCGTGGAAATGGGTATCTCTAGGCGATGTTGTAGATGTTTTAGACAGTTTACGTAAGCCAGTTACGAAACAGGATAGGCGTGAAGGTCCGTATCCCTACTACGGAGCGTCAGGCATTGTTGACTACGTTGACCAATATATTTTTGATGAGCCTCTAGTACTTGTCGGTGAGGATGGTGCTAAATGGGGCAAGGGGGATAGGACAGCGTTCCGTATTGAGGGTAAGACTTGGGTCAATAATCATGCCCATGTCTTGAGGCCACACAGAGAAGTTTTAGATGACCAATACGTCGTTCACTGTTTGATAGAAAGGGATTTACAGCCATTCATCACTGGGATGACGGTGCCTAAGCTAAATCAAGCAAGGCTAAATTCGATACCTATTCCCCTTCCCCCTCTCGCCGAGCAGCGCCGCATCGTGGCCCGTATTGACCAACTCATGGCCCGCTGCGACGAATTGGAAGACCTGCGCGAGCAGCAGGAGCACAAGCGGGTGCAGGTTCACCGCGCCGTGCTGCGCGAAGTGACCGCCGCCAGCGACCCCGCCGCCTTTGCCGAGGGCTGGCGCTTTCTGGCCGACCACTTCGGCGAGTTGCACGCCACGCCGAAGGACTTGGCCGAGTTGCGCGGGGTCATTTTGCAATTGGCCGTCATGGGCAAGCTGGTGCCGCAAGACGCGAGCGAGGGCACGGCGGCGGAGTTGCTGGAGCAGATACAGGCCGAGAAAAAGCGGTTGGTGCAGGAAGGCAAAATCAAAGCGCCGAAGCCTTTGCCGCCTGTAACCGAAGCCGAGCAGCCTTATGAGGTGCCACAGGGGTGGGCGTGGGTGCGGTTGGGGGAGGTTGCCTTATCTAGTGATTCGGGTTGGAGTCCTCAATGCGAATCGATGCCCCGTGTAGGCGATGCTTGGGGAGTTCTAAAGGTCAGTGCAGTCTCTTGGGGAAGGTTTCAACCAGAAGCAAATAAGGCTTTGCCAGTAGGTGTAGAACCACGCCCAGAAACGGAAGTTAGAAGTGGAGACTTTCTCCTATCGAGAGCGAACACCGACGAACTTGTAGCGCGAAGTGTAGTCGTAGAGGAAACGCCACCTCGTCTAATGATGAGTGATAAAATAGTAAGATTTGTTCTATCTGAAAATGTAGAAAGGCAGTTTATAAATATATGCAATGGTACTAGAAATTCGCGTATCTATTACGCTTCTAACGCTTCCGGCACAAGCAGCTCGATGAAGAATGTCAGTCGTGAAGTAATGAGCAACCTGCCCATCTCTCTCCCCCCTCTCGCCGAGCAGCGCCGCATTGTCGCCAAAGTAGACCAGCTGATGGGCCTGTGCGACGTGCTTCAGGAGCGCCTGACCGCGCAGGGCGTCAAGCAGGGGCAACTGCTGGGGGCGGTTATGGCCCAGCTTGCGCCGTCGGTGGCGGTCGGCAGGCCAGCGGCAACGGCGGGCAGTGGCAGGCGTGGGCGGCCCAGCGCGGCGGCAGCAGCCCCCGAGGGCAGCAGCGGCGAGAAGCGCGGGCGGGGCAGGCCACGCAAGGCGGCGGGCGCAGAACCGGCGCGGAGTATTCCCCAGGCCAGCAGCGAGGCAGACGCCATCCGCAAGTTGGAAGCCTTGCGACTAGAGCGGGCGCAGGGCGACAAGCTGGTGAGCTTGTTCGAGGAGTAAGGGTAAATCGGCGAATCCAGGTGCCCTACTTATTGACTTTGACATATGGATGAACCAGAGATTCGTGAATTGTACTTTGCCTTTGGTGTCCTGACTGGGTATGGAAAGTACGGATTTCTATATGGCACGCCTGAAAGCAGTAGCTCTCTACCAATGTTGGTGAATTTTGGAGATAAGGGTAAGTCTTCAGTTGTAAGCCAGTTCTTAAAGAGGCGCGCTAGGTGGGCAATTTTCTGTCACGATGGGTATAAGGCTGAGCTTAAGGAGATGTTGGAGGATATCCCTATAGATTTTATGCACGAAAGGTCTCACCGAGAAAAAATGCCGATAACTCAGTGGTTGGAGGGTGTCGCGCTATACTATGATTACCTGGCAGCCATGGATTCTGAGAATGCTGCCGTAAATAATGGAGAAGAGAAAAGATATTTTATTTTACTTGATAGGCGAGATACAAACCAGCGATTAATAGACAGAAGATTGATTTACGAGCTTAGGACGCTTTCGGCGGCTCAGTACTTCTTGAGGCAGCATAGTCTTTTGCAGCAGGAGAAGTGGTCGAGAGAGAACTTTTCGGTGATGCATTGGAAAAGTGTATTCACTAAATACTTCTCTATTCTTTCTTCCAGGATGGATGCCGATAAAGTCTGTCTGGGGGTTGAAACATCTTTCCCTTACGCTAAAGAGAAAAGGCCATATGTGCAGAATTGGATTTGGCGTATCAGCTATATTTCTCCCAAGAAGGAAGAGCTTGCTTCCTATGAAGACCATGCGCACCCAGACGACGAGCGTTGGAACTTTCGCCCAGGGGACCCCAAGCTGCTCAGAGAGACAGGGAGTGGGCTCTACGGCTCCTACCCCATGTTCGAGGGTGATGACGAGCCTGAATTCAGAGACGAAAGCTAGGGCACGCCACCTCTAGTAGATTATCTAAATCATGCCCCCCGCCCCAACCTCACCGCCCTGCACCTGCGCGTGCTGGCCTTCCTGCTCCAGTATCCCTGCACCCAGGGCAGCGACGTGTACCCCCTGCTTCGCCAGTTGGCTGAGCGGGGGCTGCTGCTGGCCGAGGTACAGGCGTTCGGCTTAGGCCGCACGTATCCCCTACGCGGTCAGTGGCTTAGGGTAGCGGGCTTTCACCAAAGCCGCCACTGCTCTGATTGACGACCTCTCGCCTGCCCTGACACCGACCTTTGCTGCCCGCATTTGCCTTTCCAAGGCGGTATCTTCGATTTGATGGTCATGTCTTATCTCAGTACTCGGCCTTGAACAATATTCCCTAGCTACGAGGGCATCCTATGCCCCCTATGCGTAGAACGCTGCAGCTGGTGAGACACCTCCGTCCGTACCGGTACGGACGCTCGGAACTGCCACAATAGAAGGCAGCATGAAGGTCCTTACTGTGGTCAACAACGCCGGAGGTGTAGGCAAGACTTCCCTGGTACAGAACATTGGGTATGAGTTTGCCCAAGCTGGACTGAGGGTGATGCTGATAGACGGTGACCGGCAAGCAAACCTCACCAGTTGGAACGGCATCTTTGAGGTGGAGGAGGAAGATACACTCCATCCCATCGTCGCCAGTAAGAAGGCTCCTCTGCCTAGGCCAAAGCACGTCCACGGCATGGACCTCATCCCCAGCTTCTGGGACCTGGGAGACACAGAAAAGATTGCCGCGACTCTGGAACTGCGTGACGCGCTGCGTGACCGCCTGACAGAACTGCATGGACAATGGGACGTGGTTCTGTTCGACAGTCCACCTGCGATGGGGCAACTGACCACGATGGCCGCTATTGCCAGTGACTTCCTGATTGTTCCCATCTCGACCCGTTTGAAAGGAGTCGAGGCCCTGCAGGGCGTGACCAAATTTCTTACGGACATTCGCAACTACAACCCGAAATTGGAGATTGCCATGTTCGTTCCGACGATGTTCGACGGACGGCGCAACAGTGATAAGGAGGCTTACCAGTTCATGCAGGAACAGATACCTGCGAACATGCTTGCTTCCCCTGTACCTGAACGGCTGAAGTTCTGGGACGCTGCGGCCAAGGAAGGCAAGCCGGTCACACTGTACGCTCCACACTCTCCGGTCGCGGAAGATGTGCGGCGCTTAGCAGCAGAGATTGCCGCCGCCATCGGCGTTGAGCTAGGTGTCCGTACCGGTACGGACGGTGAAGCATGACCTACAAAAGTCGCATGGCTGGCGCACTTGCCGATGTAGTAGGGGCCTCGAAAGGAGCAGCGACCGGCCCGGCCTCCACCTTACCGATAGACGCGCTGCGGCCTGGTGCTTCTCAGCCAAGGCGCTACTTCGACGGGAAGAAAATGCAGGAGCTGGTGGCCAGCGTGAAGGAGCGAGGCGTTCTCCAGCCACTACTGGTGCGGCCCACGGACACGGGCTATGAAATCGTTGCCGGGGAAAGACGCTGGAGAGCCGCTAAAGAAGCTGGCCTTCGTGATGTGCCCGTCCTTATTCGCACCCTCACAGACGAGGAAGCCCGATATGCCTCCCTTGGAGAAAACCTGCTACGCGATGACCTGGCCCCCTTTGACGAGATTGAAGGCAAGCTGAATCTGGTGGCCCTGGTGCTAGGCGTGACGCCTGAGCGGGCTGCCAATCGCCTGAACGAACTGGTCCGCAATCCTGACCCCGAAACTGTGGAGACCCTGACCGCTGTTTTCTCCCAATTGGGTAGAGAAAGCTGGGAAAGTTACGCCCGTAACAAGCTAGCCGTGTTCGGCTGGCCGACTCCCATTCTGGCTGCCATGCGTCAGGGTCTAGAGTTCACCAAAGCCAAGCTGATTAACTCAGCGCCTGCGGAAATGCAGGGCGACCTGATTGCTGCGGCTTTACAAGGAGCCAGTAGGAGTGAACTTCAAGCTGGAATTGAGCAGAATCGGAGGCCGACGAAGAAGCCTACCAATGAATACGACCAGGCAGCTAAGCTACTCAGAAATCGTCGCAAGATGGCTAAGCTATCTCTAGAAACAACTGAGCGTGTGCAACAGTTGACGCGAGAGCTGCTGGATTTGCTCGAAGACCTCTGACTCTGCTCTCAAACTCCTGTTCTATCAGATGACAGGAACTCGTTCCAGAAGGTCTGAGCCTCGACGTTCTCCTTGGTGGCGTCAGCCCACCGCTCGGAGAACTGCGCGGCGCGGGTGCGGATTTCATTCCATGTGAGCATGTATGGTTATTCTGCCATCAGCTAACAGACTCACTCTTCAGGCAGGCTCAGCACCTCTACCACTCGGTCTTTTACCTTGACATAGCTATCCTCGGGGGCTAAAGGGGGGAGAGTTGCAGAGTCCTCAATTCTTAAAGTCTCGACAATTTTTTGTGGTGGGCGGCCATAAAGACCCTCACTTCCTCCCACCCCTATATATCCGAGTGAGGGCTGGCCATTGGAGCCAAGCATTCCCTTGGTACCTGGTATGTGTCTCGCCTTAAATGTGGCGCAGACAGACATCTTCTCCCGCACTTCCACAACCTTGACACGCACCTTCTCCCTATCAATAGTGTCAAGCTTCTCACCAGTCTCAGGGTCAATTACATCCAATGGTTGCTCAGCCAGAACAGCGAATACCATACCTTCCTTTACCCCACTAGAACTGCCGACGTTGATAGCCAGTTCACGTGTACTTATTAATAGTGCGACTCTACCGACGATAGGCTCATTTTTCCTCATGTGCTCTCCTACGGCTTCAAATACGCGAAGGCGTGTGCTGGTAGCTCTGGCCTGTCCTCAGAAAGCATTTTCCCTAACCAAACAGCATCTATGCCTGGCATAGATGTAGCCAGCCAGTGACTGCTCCTCTCGGCATCCACCTTGAAATTCCCTATAGGCGTCGAGTCCTCATCGACAAGGGCGACAACACTATCTATGGCGATTAAATGATGCTTCTCCAGAAGGAGTACCATTTGGTCTCTACCCTTCTTAATACCCTTTATCTCTACCTGCCGTGAAGTGTCCTGAAAACCTGGAACGATTTCAGTATATGAATTGAGCCTGCTCTGTAACGATTCACTTCGGGAAGACAAGGTGGTGATTTCTTCGGCGGCGGCAATGGAGTATTTTTGCAAATCACCTGCGAATCTAATCACTGCACTACAATATACGACGAGAATCCCCAAGGATATATTGTATATAGTAGAAGCATTCCCTTCTAGTCCCCAAAGTTTCAAGTCAGCCAATGCAAGCATAACTACGCTTAAGGCACCCGTAAAGCCATCCCACAGCAATAGCTTCGGTTTGGGTGGTGCGTCCATTAGAGGAGAAGATGTTCTACCCATCTGTCTTCTTGAAAGCATTTAATATTAGGAATCTTATAGGAACACCCCCGCATCTATATTGAAGTAGTTTGAGAGCGTCCGTGCATGACCAGCACTAAAAGGTCGTTCCTCACTGAGCAGCTTACTGATAGTGCTTTGGTCAATCCCTGTAGCGGCAGCCAAGGCACTCTGGGTAAGTTCGCGGTCTTCCATCAGGTAGGCCAGCACGCCAGCAGGCTTCTTGTCTCGCACAGGCAGAATGCTCTCCTCATAGGCAGCTACACGGTCAATCAGGATGCCGAGCAGTGATTCCAGGGAGTGTGCTCCTCCTGGCTCATTCACTCGGGTCATCAGCTCGTCTACCACTTCAAGGGCGTGCTGATACTGGTCTTTTGTCTCAATGGGGCGTAGGAGGTCGGGGGCCAGGGCATCCACCTGACTCCACATCACGGCAAGCTGGTCAAGGTTGGTCATATCAGTTGTCCCTCCTCTTCAGTTCCTGAGCGGCTTTCTTGGCCTGTTGAGTACGTTGCTCTTGGCTCCAAGCGTCGTAGGCTTTGTGTGTAAAAAAGTGCTTGAGGTAGAGCGCAGGCTGAGGCCAGTACACCCCAGTAATCAGGCGGTAACGGTTGCCCATGATGTTGAATACCAGGAACACGCCATTGACCAAGTCCACGGTGTTGATTTGCTGCTGTAACTCAGAGAAATTACTGAACCGCAAACTGGTAACCGTGTCCTCCCAGTTCTCAAGAGCTTGCGCCGCCTCTGGGTACTCAGCTTTGAACTCCTCAAGTTGAGGTCTAGAAATCACCCGCGCACGGCGAGGCGGTATGGGTGAGTCGGGCATAGAGCAGTCTAGGACAAATTGCCATAAATAGGAAGGGGCTTGTTTGCCGTTCTGGGGTATACCCAATTCCGACAGATATGTGGCGTG comes from the Deinococcus wulumuqiensis R12 genome and includes:
- a CDS encoding ParB/RepB/Spo0J family partition protein — encoded protein: MTYKSRMAGALADVVGASKGAATGPASTLPIDALRPGASQPRRYFDGKKMQELVASVKERGVLQPLLVRPTDTGYEIVAGERRWRAAKEAGLRDVPVLIRTLTDEEARYASLGENLLRDDLAPFDEIEGKLNLVALVLGVTPERAANRLNELVRNPDPETVETLTAVFSQLGRESWESYARNKLAVFGWPTPILAAMRQGLEFTKAKLINSAPAEMQGDLIAAALQGASRSELQAGIEQNRRPTKKPTNEYDQAAKLLRNRRKMAKLSLETTERVQQLTRELLDLLEDL
- a CDS encoding ParA family protein — encoded protein: MKVLTVVNNAGGVGKTSLVQNIGYEFAQAGLRVMLIDGDRQANLTSWNGIFEVEEEDTLHPIVASKKAPLPRPKHVHGMDLIPSFWDLGDTEKIAATLELRDALRDRLTELHGQWDVVLFDSPPAMGQLTTMAAIASDFLIVPISTRLKGVEALQGVTKFLTDIRNYNPKLEIAMFVPTMFDGRRNSDKEAYQFMQEQIPANMLASPVPERLKFWDAAAKEGKPVTLYAPHSPVAEDVRRLAAEIAAAIGVELGVRTGTDGEA
- a CDS encoding type II toxin-antitoxin system HigB family toxin, which gives rise to MPDSPIPPRRARVISRPQLEEFKAEYPEAAQALENWEDTVTSLRFSNFSELQQQINTVDLVNGVFLVFNIMGNRYRLITGVYWPQPALYLKHFFTHKAYDAWSQEQRTQQAKKAAQELKRRDN
- a CDS encoding helix-turn-helix domain-containing protein, which encodes MTNLDQLAVMWSQVDALAPDLLRPIETKDQYQHALEVVDELMTRVNEPGGAHSLESLLGILIDRVAAYEESILPVRDKKPAGVLAYLMEDRELTQSALAAATGIDQSTISKLLSEERPFSAGHARTLSNYFNIDAGVFL
- a CDS encoding restriction endonuclease subunit S, giving the protein MTVLEVTPELPAAELLRQHFDEAFSAPDGIKRLRELILTLAMQGKLVEQDLSEGESIGGDSEGLPSSWKWVSLGDVVDVLDSLRKPVTKQDRREGPYPYYGASGIVDYVDQYIFDEPLVLVGEDGAKWGKGDRTAFRIEGKTWVNNHAHVLRPHREVLDDQYVVHCLIERDLQPFITGMTVPKLNQARLNSIPIPLPPLAEQRRIVARIDQLMARCDELEDLREQQEHKRVQVHRAVLREVTAASDPAAFAEGWRFLADHFGELHATPKDLAELRGVILQLAVMGKLVPQDASEGTAAELLEQIQAEKKRLVQEGKIKAPKPLPPVTEAEQPYEVPQGWAWVRLGEVALSSDSGWSPQCESMPRVGDAWGVLKVSAVSWGRFQPEANKALPVGVEPRPETEVRSGDFLLSRANTDELVARSVVVEETPPRLMMSDKIVRFVLSENVERQFINICNGTRNSRIYYASNASGTSSSMKNVSREVMSNLPISLPPLAEQRRIVAKVDQLMGLCDVLQERLTAQGVKQGQLLGAVMAQLAPSVAVGRPAATAGSGRRGRPSAAAAAPEGSSGEKRGRGRPRKAAGAEPARSIPQASSEADAIRKLEALRLERAQGDKLVSLFEE